In one Fundulus heteroclitus isolate FHET01 chromosome 3, MU-UCD_Fhet_4.1, whole genome shotgun sequence genomic region, the following are encoded:
- the LOC110368414 gene encoding NACHT, LRR and PYD domains-containing protein 1 homolog, with product MNPVNENNCTRRGFPFLLWSEGLLHFQCLWSLFLSITKILLATYHGPVKRLDAKETKGVMLDSTCWTELVPEENRTDAEAPTYSFRCEAGHFECSVSGLRWVCSEKVIFKYRFCSWDGHMERIESRGYMPAGPMMDITLITGKMMEVFLPHWICTDDIPKPLDWFAVLHMDDCGDAVENVSEVSSAHVKLSEPIFSPRAVLMKVGLPVKISCNVLIYQTNTAFLTLHVYLIPRDPGLQQKMDLEETYNGYKVIRKPDPEKSLKIKDYFILTSDLGAAEVSPKTGIKLRYPRGEPNFFEVYVENANRNFSLMLRPDGEDQPVWECAVRKDEYQSSGQAQEKQRSDEHLSAMMQRAAAITSDKEMLLKLLNDLKQHELKDFKWQLKNRDESSGIPSIPASLLDEADTSDLVDLMMKTFTQQAVEVTKDIFKKINRNDLVERLPDTRS from the exons ATGAATCCAGTAAATGAAAACAACTGCACCCGTCGAGGCTTTCCGTTTCTTCTTTGGTCTGAGGGACTGCTACACTTTCAATGCTTGTGGAGTTTATTTCTGAGCATTACGAAGATTTTATTAGCAACATATCATG GACCTGTGAAACGCCTGGACGCCAAGGAAACTAAAGGAGTGATG CTGGACTCCACCTGCTGGACTGAACTTGTACCTGAGGAAAACCGGACAGATGCAGAAGCTCCAACCTACAG CTTCCGGTGTGAAGCTGGACACTTTGAATGCAGCGTCTCTGGTCTGCGTTGGGTCTGTtcagaaaaggtaatttttaagTACCGGTTCTGCTCCTGGGACGGACACATGGAGAGGATAGAAAGCAGAGGATACATGCCTGCAGGTCCTATGATGGACATCACCCTCATTACGGGGAAGATGATGGAGGTGTTCCTGCCACACTGGATCTGTACTG ATGACATCCCTAAACCTTTGGACTGGTTTGCAGTCCTACACATGGACGACTGTGGAGACGCTGTGGAAAATGTCTCTGAGGTCTCATCAGCACATGTCAAACTATCTGAACCCATTTTCTCTCCGAGAGCGGTGCTGATGAAAGTCGGCCTTCCTGTGAAAATCAGCTGCAACGTGTTGATCTATCAGACCAACACAGCTTTCCTCACACTGCATGTTTACCTCATCCCACGGGATCCAGGGTTACAGCAG aaaatggACCTGGAGGAAACTTACAATGGATACAAAGTGATCCGAAAGCCAGACCCAGAGAAGTCcctgaaaataaaagattatttcaTCCTCACATCAGATCTGGGTGCAGCAGAAGTTTCTCCTAAA ACGGGAATAAAACTCAGATATCCAAGAGGAGAGCCAAATTTCTTTGAGGTGTACGTTGAAAATGCAAACAGGAACTTCAGTCTAATGCTCAGACCCGACGGAGAGGACCAGCCAGTGTGGGAGTGTGCTGTTCGAAAAG ATGAGTATCAAAGCAGTGGCCAGGCACAAG AGAAGCAGCGTTCAGATGAGCATCTGTCTGCAATGATGCAAAGA GCAGCGGCAATCACATCAGACAAGGAGATGCTTTTGAAACTGTTGAATGATCTGAAACAACATGAGCTTAAAGATTTCAAATGGCAACTGAAGAACAGAGACGAGAGTTCAGGCATCCCAAGCATCCCAGCGAGTCTACTGGACGAGGCAGATACTTCCGACCTGGTGGATCTGATGATGAAGACCTTCACCCAACAGGCCGTGGAGGTCAccaaagacatttttaagaaaattaacaGGAATGATCTGGTGGAGAGGCTTCCAGACACCAGATCATGA